Proteins encoded in a region of the Campylobacter geochelonis genome:
- a CDS encoding fumarate hydratase, whose amino-acid sequence MKVIQYSQIVEEVAKLCKTACCIVTPDMKAAFKKARENEVSPLGKDIIGKLLENAQIAETRQMAICQDTGMAVVFLDVGQDARIEGGYIEDAINEGVAKGYTESYLRKSVVNDPIFERKNTGNNTPAIINTRIVPGDKLKIKIAPKGFGSENKSILKMLVPADGLEGVKKVFLEAVKYAGPNACPPMVIGVGIGGTMDKVALLAKIAAARSADSKNVDPRYAKLEEELLELANSTGVGPQGLGGISTAVKVNVEWFPTHIAGLPVAININCHAARHADVIL is encoded by the coding sequence ATGAAAGTTATACAATACTCTCAAATCGTAGAAGAAGTCGCAAAGCTCTGTAAAACAGCCTGTTGTATCGTCACTCCGGACATGAAAGCAGCTTTTAAAAAAGCTAGAGAAAATGAAGTTTCACCGCTTGGAAAAGATATCATAGGTAAGCTTTTAGAAAACGCACAAATCGCAGAAACAAGGCAAATGGCTATATGTCAAGATACCGGAATGGCGGTTGTTTTCTTAGATGTTGGTCAAGATGCTCGCATTGAAGGCGGATACATAGAAGATGCGATAAATGAGGGTGTAGCTAAAGGCTATACTGAAAGTTATCTTAGAAAATCGGTTGTAAATGATCCGATTTTTGAGCGAAAAAACACTGGAAACAACACTCCAGCGATTATCAACACACGCATAGTTCCAGGCGATAAGCTTAAAATCAAAATCGCTCCAAAAGGCTTTGGTAGCGAAAACAAAAGCATACTTAAAATGCTTGTTCCAGCCGATGGGCTTGAAGGCGTTAAAAAAGTATTTTTAGAAGCTGTTAAATACGCTGGTCCAAATGCCTGTCCTCCGATGGTTATCGGTGTTGGCATAGGTGGCACAATGGATAAAGTAGCCCTTCTTGCCAAAATCGCAGCCGCACGCTCAGCAGATAGCAAAAACGTAGATCCACGATATGCAAAACTTGAAGAAGAGCTTCTTGAGTTAGCAAATTCAACTGGCGTTGGCCCACAAGGACTTGGCGGTATAAGCACCGCTGTTAAGGTAAATGTCGAGTGGTTTCCAACCCACATAGCAGGTCTTCCAGTGGCTATAAATATCAACTGTCATGCAGCTAGACACGCAGATGTCATACTCTAA
- a CDS encoding Fe-S-containing hydro-lyase: MSEVKKITAPFDKSVVKTLKAGDNVLISGTIIAARDAAHKILTETLAKGEKLPLDFTNQIIYYVGPTPAKPGDAIGAAGPTTSGRMDKYTPTMIELGISGMVGKGYRSQEVVDAMKKHCAVYMVAIGGAGALISQSIKKYEVLAYPELGPEAVAKLTVVDFPAIVAIDCEGNNFYEVGQAPFKKI, translated from the coding sequence ATGTCAGAAGTTAAAAAAATAACAGCACCATTTGATAAATCAGTTGTAAAAACCTTAAAAGCAGGCGATAACGTGCTAATCAGCGGCACAATCATCGCAGCTAGAGATGCGGCTCATAAAATTTTAACCGAAACTTTAGCTAAAGGTGAAAAACTTCCTTTGGATTTTACAAATCAAATTATTTATTATGTAGGTCCAACTCCAGCTAAACCAGGCGACGCCATAGGCGCAGCAGGCCCTACAACAAGTGGACGTATGGATAAATACACTCCAACTATGATAGAGCTTGGCATTAGCGGAATGGTCGGCAAGGGCTACAGAAGTCAAGAAGTCGTTGATGCGATGAAAAAGCACTGTGCGGTTTATATGGTCGCTATCGGTGGCGCTGGAGCGCTTATTAGCCAAAGTATCAAAAAATACGAAGTCTTAGCATACCCTGAGCTTGGTCCTGAGGCTGTGGCAAAACTTACGGTTGTTGATTTTCCTGCGATTGTTGCGATTGACTGCGAGGGAAATAACTTCTACGAAGTTGGACAAGCTCCATTTAAAAAAATCTAA
- a CDS encoding transporter substrate-binding domain-containing protein, whose amino-acid sequence MESFIRIFFNKVAKFFSKFWLFIAFACCFQTASANDLDTIRQNGVLRVGVLESYLPFSKVEDGNFRGFEIELAKALANEIFQNSNGKIQFVPTKFPQRTTFLQENKVDATIALFPVTEEAKHVVDFSMPYLTVATGILSKKSDNIKSINDFRGKKIALQKNTVAESLLEKKGFDSKDFVYVNWFKDCYKAVKDGTAGVCAGDNIAVLAYPIMDSSMEVPLRQLGELTFIGVGVSKGNDSLRSAIDAALIKLSKNGFFKKAYNETFEPFYKGAAEKKYFLLDDLYSMFG is encoded by the coding sequence ATGGAAAGTTTTATCAGAATCTTTTTTAACAAAGTTGCCAAATTTTTCTCAAAATTTTGGCTATTTATCGCCTTTGCATGCTGTTTTCAAACCGCTAGTGCAAACGATTTAGACACAATCAGACAAAATGGCGTTTTAAGAGTTGGCGTGCTTGAGAGCTACTTGCCATTTAGCAAGGTTGAAGATGGAAATTTCAGAGGTTTTGAAATCGAACTAGCAAAAGCGTTAGCAAATGAAATTTTTCAAAACAGCAACGGCAAAATTCAATTTGTCCCAACAAAATTCCCACAAAGAACAACATTCTTACAAGAAAACAAAGTAGACGCCACAATAGCGCTATTTCCAGTAACAGAAGAAGCAAAACATGTTGTTGATTTCTCCATGCCATATCTAACCGTCGCAACTGGAATCTTAAGCAAAAAAAGCGATAATATAAAATCAATTAATGATTTTAGAGGCAAAAAAATCGCTTTACAAAAAAACACAGTCGCAGAGTCTCTTTTAGAGAAAAAAGGCTTTGATAGCAAAGATTTTGTCTATGTAAACTGGTTTAAGGATTGCTATAAAGCGGTTAAGGACGGAACTGCTGGAGTTTGCGCTGGTGATAACATCGCCGTGCTTGCGTATCCTATCATGGATAGTAGTATGGAAGTTCCTTTAAGACAACTTGGAGAGCTAACTTTTATCGGCGTTGGCGTTTCAAAAGGCAATGATAGTTTGCGCAGCGCAATCGATGCGGCTTTAATCAAACTTAGCAAAAACGGCTTTTTCAAAAAAGCATATAACGAAACTTTTGAACCATTTTACAAAGGTGCAGCGGAGAAAAAATACTTCTTACTAGATGATTTATACAGCATGTTTGGCTAA
- a CDS encoding DUF3137 domain-containing protein, whose amino-acid sequence MKTSSLQELEKSRKLIIKRLVLHIIVGFAICYLLINLSYDWLDSEKLFVYKEVVGAYFIAVYLLLSGFLKYSLAIFKDEEREFRQAYKDIVFVPFFKKLNLKYKKYYHVHAIDILNSGLFSKLFDTQDGNDYVYGNVGEVRFSFSDVFLYDIKYSLFKDIMFGYLFSRKRKKTFAGLVFVAEFNKVVNSTTKIQSKNFIKKESLKKIVMDNAEFNDIFNVFTDDEINANYILSPKFMQNLIQLNGFVKFGIRMSFNRQKIYIVLNHGKDSFEPSLFRQVIKDSVTKGIKKEILSVVGIIKTLDLNNKIWLENSAWADEFYR is encoded by the coding sequence ATGAAAACATCTTCACTACAAGAGCTTGAAAAGAGCCGAAAACTTATCATAAAAAGGCTAGTGCTTCACATTATCGTGGGTTTTGCGATTTGTTATTTGCTGATAAATTTGAGTTATGACTGGCTTGATAGCGAGAAGCTTTTTGTTTATAAAGAGGTGGTTGGGGCGTATTTTATAGCGGTTTATCTGCTTTTATCTGGCTTTTTGAAGTATTCTTTGGCAATTTTTAAAGATGAAGAGAGGGAATTTAGACAAGCTTATAAAGATATCGTCTTTGTTCCGTTTTTTAAAAAGCTAAATTTAAAATACAAAAAATACTACCACGTTCACGCGATAGATATCCTAAATAGTGGGCTTTTTAGCAAGTTGTTTGATACTCAAGATGGCAATGACTATGTTTATGGCAATGTTGGCGAGGTGCGATTTAGCTTTAGCGATGTGTTTTTATACGACATAAAATATAGCCTTTTTAAAGATATAATGTTTGGTTATCTCTTTTCTAGAAAGCGAAAAAAGACCTTTGCTGGGCTGGTTTTCGTGGCGGAATTTAACAAAGTGGTAAATTCAACGACTAAAATTCAGTCAAAAAACTTCATCAAAAAAGAAAGTCTTAAAAAAATAGTGATGGATAATGCCGAATTTAACGATATCTTCAATGTTTTTACCGACGATGAGATAAATGCTAACTACATACTCTCGCCAAAATTTATGCAAAATTTAATCCAGCTTAATGGGTTTGTTAAATTTGGCATTAGAATGAGTTTTAATAGACAAAAAATTTACATAGTCTTAAACCATGGTAAGGATAGTTTTGAGCCAAGTCTTTTTAGGCAAGTGATAAAAGATAGCGTTACAAAGGGGATAAAAAAGGAGATTTTATCTGTGGTTGGTATCATAAAAACGCTTGATTTAAACAACAAAATTTGGCTTGAAAACAGCGCGTGGGCTGATGAGTTTTATAGGTAG
- a CDS encoding TerC/Alx family metal homeostasis membrane protein — translation MEHLGFPVETIIVFIVFVLVAFCIDFMAHKKDDVISLKSAVIWSVFWVVISVLFGLYIYYHHGSEMASLFFAGYALEKALSVDNLFVMMAIFSWFKIPEIYRHRVLYFGILGAIIFRLIFVAIGSSLLMLSSWVEIVFAFVVAYTAIMMLKGTDDGDEIEDYSQHLAYRLVYKYFPVFPRFVGHSFFISRNQAKKEIQKDKSIKFISKKGLFIATPLFLCLCVVEVSDVMFAFDSVPAIIAVSREPLIIYSAMIFAILGLRTLYFVLEALKRYLIYLEKAVIVLLFFIAFKLLVNGINHIFNLGFEISANLSLIIILTILAVGIIASYLFPEKN, via the coding sequence ATGGAGCATTTAGGATTTCCAGTAGAAACTATCATCGTTTTTATTGTTTTTGTTTTAGTTGCGTTTTGCATAGATTTTATGGCGCATAAAAAAGATGATGTGATATCTTTAAAAAGCGCTGTGATTTGGTCTGTATTTTGGGTAGTGATTTCTGTGTTATTTGGTCTTTATATATATTATCATCACGGAAGCGAAATGGCAAGTTTGTTTTTTGCTGGCTATGCGCTAGAAAAGGCGTTATCGGTTGATAATTTGTTTGTGATGATGGCAATATTTTCATGGTTTAAAATACCTGAAATTTATAGGCATAGAGTTTTGTATTTTGGTATTTTAGGAGCTATAATTTTTAGGCTCATTTTTGTAGCGATTGGTTCATCTTTATTGATGTTAAGTTCGTGGGTTGAGATTGTATTTGCTTTTGTTGTTGCATATACTGCAATTATGATGTTAAAAGGCACAGATGATGGCGATGAAATTGAAGATTACTCGCAACATCTTGCTTATCGCTTAGTTTATAAATACTTTCCAGTTTTTCCTCGCTTTGTAGGGCATAGTTTTTTTATTAGTCGTAATCAAGCAAAAAAAGAGATTCAAAAAGATAAAAGTATTAAATTTATAAGCAAAAAGGGATTATTTATAGCAACTCCATTGTTTTTATGCCTTTGTGTTGTAGAAGTTAGCGATGTAATGTTTGCTTTTGATAGTGTTCCTGCGATAATTGCAGTTTCAAGAGAGCCTTTGATTATATACTCTGCTATGATTTTTGCTATACTGGGTCTTAGAACGCTGTATTTTGTGCTTGAGGCGTTAAAAAGGTATTTGATTTATCTTGAAAAAGCGGTGATTGTATTGTTGTTTTTTATAGCGTTTAAGCTTTTGGTAAATGGAATAAATCATATATTTAATTTAGGATTTGAAATATCGGCTAATTTGAGTTTGATTATAATTTTAACGATACTAGCAGTTGGAATAATAGCTAGCTATCTATTTCCGGAAAAAAATTAA
- a CDS encoding stress protein, tellurium resistance protein TerZ gives MKKVVIFMGFVIFASANPSYEIPPSDTTTAYVEVISDELMQECIKIYNEAKWLEQDLNSEFVNQYSSYEVDKYNQKVRKYSQMIEWFNLNCANKQSKSACKAANKLNEKNGLPLQNCN, from the coding sequence ATGAAAAAAGTAGTAATTTTCATGGGGTTTGTTATTTTTGCGAGTGCAAACCCCAGCTATGAAATACCACCGAGTGATACAACAACAGCTTATGTTGAAGTTATTAGTGATGAACTTATGCAAGAGTGTATTAAAATTTATAACGAAGCTAAATGGTTAGAGCAGGATTTAAATAGCGAATTCGTAAATCAGTACTCATCTTATGAGGTAGATAAATACAATCAAAAAGTAAGAAAATATTCGCAGATGATAGAGTGGTTTAACCTTAATTGTGCTAACAAACAGTCAAAATCGGCTTGTAAAGCAGCTAATAAGCTAAATGAAAAAAATGGTTTGCCATTGCAAAATTGTAATTAA
- a CDS encoding TerD family protein, whose amino-acid sequence MAVNLIKGQKISLKKDDGSNLVNFCVGANWGAISEKGFFRDKVVPVDLDLSLALFDTNKRLCDIVYFGKKSAPGIFHSGDDLTGDVDGDDGLDNEVISIDLNRVETKVEQIFFVLNSYNQVEFNKIPFASIRLYEGTPTRVSKVFATYNVANDHTFAYKVSMILGKLYKRNNEWKFSAIGEPTSDRKLEDLITISVMKFL is encoded by the coding sequence ATGGCGGTAAATTTAATAAAAGGTCAAAAAATATCATTAAAAAAAGATGATGGTTCAAATTTGGTTAATTTTTGTGTTGGAGCAAACTGGGGTGCTATAAGCGAAAAGGGCTTTTTTAGAGATAAAGTTGTTCCGGTAGATTTGGATTTAAGTTTAGCGCTTTTTGATACAAACAAGCGACTTTGCGACATCGTATATTTTGGTAAAAAATCAGCACCAGGAATTTTTCACAGCGGAGATGACTTAACTGGTGATGTAGATGGGGATGATGGGCTTGATAATGAGGTTATAAGTATTGATTTAAATAGAGTCGAAACTAAGGTTGAGCAGATATTTTTCGTGCTTAACTCATATAATCAAGTTGAATTTAACAAAATACCATTTGCAAGTATAAGATTATACGAAGGCACTCCAACTCGCGTTTCTAAAGTATTTGCGACATATAATGTTGCAAATGATCATACATTTGCTTATAAGGTTTCTATGATTTTAGGCAAACTTTATAAAAGAAATAATGAGTGGAAATTCTCGGCTATCGGTGAACCAACTAGTGATAGGAAATTAGAAGATTTAATAACAATTTCTGTAATGAAATTTTTATAG
- a CDS encoding TerD family protein produces MGVNLSKGGRISLNKEAPGLKKVLIGLGWDTNTSDTGVEFDLDASVFLLNEQNKVQSDRDFVFYNNLTSSDGSVNHTGDNRTGEGDGDDESIKVDLNKISSYIKDISIVVTIHDAVARRQNFGMVRNAFIRLVNDKTGKEIARFDLEEDFSTETALLFGRLYFKDNEWKFNAVGTGYKEGLEGFCKLYGLSI; encoded by the coding sequence ATGGGTGTAAATTTATCTAAAGGCGGAAGAATCTCGCTAAATAAAGAGGCTCCAGGCTTAAAGAAAGTGTTGATTGGATTAGGTTGGGATACAAACACCAGCGATACTGGAGTTGAGTTTGACCTTGATGCTTCAGTGTTTTTGTTAAATGAACAAAATAAAGTTCAATCAGATAGAGATTTTGTTTTTTATAACAATCTAACAAGCTCTGATGGTTCAGTAAACCACACTGGCGATAATAGAACCGGCGAGGGAGATGGTGATGATGAGAGCATAAAAGTTGATTTAAATAAAATTTCATCTTATATCAAAGATATATCGATTGTGGTTACGATACACGACGCGGTTGCAAGGCGTCAAAATTTTGGTATGGTAAGAAATGCTTTTATAAGATTAGTAAATGATAAAACCGGAAAAGAGATAGCAAGGTTTGATTTAGAAGAGGATTTTTCTACTGAGACTGCATTGCTTTTTGGGAGATTGTATTTTAAAGATAATGAGTGGAAATTTAATGCAGTTGGGACAGGATATAAAGAAGGATTAGAGGGATTTTGCAAATTATATGGTCTTAGCATATAA
- a CDS encoding helix-turn-helix domain-containing protein, with product MFNENLYIETDEIEMFYKKVSENVRNLREENKISQLDLALAMGIKSVAFYSNCENCRYGKHFNLEHIYKISKLLDVDISKIVY from the coding sequence ATGTTTAACGAAAATTTATATATAGAAACAGATGAAATAGAAATGTTTTATAAAAAAGTTTCAGAAAATGTTCGAAATTTAAGAGAAGAGAACAAAATTTCTCAACTTGATTTAGCATTAGCTATGGGTATAAAATCTGTGGCTTTTTATTCAAATTGTGAAAATTGTAGATATGGAAAGCATTTTAATTTGGAGCATATTTATAAGATATCTAAGCTTTTAGATGTTGATATATCAAAGATTGTATATTAA
- a CDS encoding NAD(P)H-dependent oxidoreductase has translation MTFKESLNFRHACKVFDENRKISEAEFAQILEAGRLSPSSLGLEHWDFWLVQNPKMREKIQKACWNQVQIPTCSHLLVIFAKISDFKSGGEYVRQMVERRFDKNSAQHDAYIAKIEDFLVHNVGQSDLEIFAWSKAQCFLCAQNMMSMAAVLGIDTCPIEGYVESELNKALELDTSKKRVAMLLPFGYRVNEPKPKVRRNLDEFLTVFE, from the coding sequence ATGACTTTTAAAGAGAGTTTGAACTTTAGACACGCGTGCAAGGTTTTTGATGAAAACAGAAAAATCAGCGAGGCAGAATTTGCTCAAATCCTTGAAGCAGGGCGACTTTCGCCATCATCTTTGGGTTTAGAGCATTGGGATTTTTGGCTAGTTCAAAACCCAAAAATGCGAGAAAAAATACAAAAAGCTTGCTGGAACCAAGTGCAAATCCCAACTTGTTCGCACCTGCTTGTGATCTTTGCTAAAATTTCTGATTTTAAAAGTGGTGGCGAGTATGTCAGACAGATGGTTGAGAGAAGATTTGACAAAAACTCAGCTCAACACGATGCTTATATCGCTAAGATAGAGGATTTTTTAGTTCATAATGTTGGGCAAAGCGATTTAGAAATTTTTGCATGGAGCAAGGCTCAATGCTTCTTGTGTGCTCAAAATATGATGAGTATGGCGGCTGTTTTGGGTATCGATACATGTCCGATTGAAGGCTATGTAGAAAGCGAGCTAAATAAAGCGCTTGAGCTTGATACCAGCAAAAAACGAGTTGCGATGCTGCTCCCTTTTGGCTACAGAGTAAATGAGCCAAAACCAAAAGTTAGGCGAAACCTAGATGAGTTTTTGACTGTTTTTGAGTAA
- the selD gene encoding selenide, water dikinase SelD, whose product MNYRNFNLTKFVKAAGUAAKIDPAGLNKSIGNLIDKSSNLLSSTDSNEDASVFKISDDLALVQTLDFITPVVDDPFVFGQIAAANSLSDIFAMGAKPLNALNIVGFDSCHFSDEILAEILAGGKSKISECGAQLVGGHSIQTPEMYYGLSVTGVVNPTKFWANNTAKVGDLLILTKPLGTGILSTAIKADFLSLDEVKEAAFYMSQLNFYALSALCDVQVHACTDITGFGFLGHSLEMIRDDISFEIQTMSLPIIKSVQKCLDMGLIPAGSYRNQEFIKPNLNTLPDILLCDAQTSGGLLVAISEKEVNLALKRLKEAGYESAAIVGKVCQRKEHKIYLS is encoded by the coding sequence GTGAATTATAGAAATTTTAACCTAACTAAATTTGTAAAAGCCGCTGGTTGAGCTGCTAAAATTGACCCGGCGGGTCTAAACAAAAGCATTGGCAACTTGATAGATAAAAGCTCAAATTTACTTAGCTCTACTGACTCAAACGAAGATGCAAGCGTGTTTAAGATAAGTGATGATTTGGCACTTGTACAAACGCTTGATTTTATAACACCGGTTGTTGATGACCCTTTTGTCTTTGGGCAAATCGCGGCTGCAAACTCACTAAGTGATATTTTTGCTATGGGAGCAAAGCCCTTAAATGCGTTAAATATCGTTGGTTTTGACTCTTGCCATTTTAGCGATGAAATTTTAGCTGAAATTTTAGCTGGTGGTAAAAGCAAGATTAGCGAGTGTGGCGCACAGCTTGTGGGAGGGCATAGTATCCAAACGCCTGAGATGTATTATGGGCTAAGTGTAACTGGAGTTGTAAATCCGACTAAATTTTGGGCGAATAATACAGCTAAAGTTGGCGACTTGCTAATCCTAACAAAACCCCTTGGCACCGGTATTTTAAGCACGGCTATAAAGGCTGATTTTCTAAGCTTAGATGAGGTTAAAGAAGCTGCTTTTTATATGAGTCAGCTTAATTTTTATGCACTTAGCGCACTTTGTGATGTACAAGTTCACGCTTGTACTGATATAACGGGTTTTGGGTTTTTAGGGCATAGTTTAGAGATGATTCGAGATGATATAAGTTTTGAGATTCAAACTATGAGTTTGCCTATTATAAAAAGTGTTCAAAAATGCCTAGATATGGGGTTAATCCCGGCTGGAAGCTATAGAAATCAAGAGTTTATAAAACCAAATTTAAACACTTTGCCAGATATTTTACTCTGCGATGCTCAAACAAGTGGCGGACTTTTAGTTGCCATTAGCGAAAAAGAGGTAAATTTAGCTCTAAAAAGACTAAAAGAAGCAGGGTATGAAAGTGCAGCCATCGTAGGAAAAGTATGCCAAAGAAAAGAGCATAAAATTTATCTTTCATAG
- the yedF gene encoding sulfurtransferase-like selenium metabolism protein YedF, giving the protein MQIDCRNLACPEPVIKTKNALNSLKIGQTLEILVNDIAPKENIKRFLSKNSLSYELSQNNDETTIKTVKTNELKNTSTDEYACEVANLDKQKVIYLNEESAGSGAVGKGLLSKFLLAMLNLETKPKAVICVNSAVFMTTDRAHVSYQALKNLEANGVEIYSCGSCLEAYKVVDKLSVGNITNAYEIMEMLSSYEVIKL; this is encoded by the coding sequence ATGCAAATCGATTGCAGAAATTTGGCTTGTCCAGAGCCAGTTATAAAAACAAAAAATGCTTTGAATTCTCTTAAAATCGGACAAACTCTTGAGATTTTAGTCAATGACATTGCTCCTAAAGAAAACATAAAAAGATTTCTTTCAAAAAACTCGCTTAGCTATGAACTTAGCCAAAATAATGATGAAACAACGATAAAAACAGTTAAAACAAACGAACTTAAAAACACATCCACAGATGAGTACGCTTGCGAAGTCGCAAATTTAGACAAGCAAAAAGTTATCTATCTTAACGAAGAGAGTGCTGGAAGTGGGGCTGTTGGAAAAGGTTTACTTTCTAAATTCTTGCTTGCAATGCTGAATTTAGAAACAAAACCAAAAGCGGTAATTTGCGTAAACAGTGCTGTTTTTATGACTACTGATAGAGCGCACGTTAGCTACCAAGCTTTAAAAAATTTAGAGGCAAATGGAGTTGAAATTTATAGTTGTGGGAGTTGTTTGGAAGCTTATAAAGTGGTTGATAAGCTAAGTGTTGGAAATATCACAAACGCCTATGAAATCATGGAAATGCTAAGCTCTTATGAGGTTATAAAACTGTGA
- a CDS encoding sodium-dependent tyrosine transporter, whose amino-acid sequence MYIKLNDRVYLNKDRITRIKVDDVQDGIRIRFYEGANQVAKSGKFPTIEEAQKWVDENFCSQI is encoded by the coding sequence ATGTATATAAAACTAAACGATAGAGTATATTTAAACAAAGATAGAATCACAAGAATCAAAGTTGATGATGTACAAGATGGTATAAGAATTCGCTTTTACGAAGGCGCAAATCAAGTAGCAAAAAGTGGTAAATTTCCAACTATAGAAGAAGCACAAAAATGGGTTGATGAAAATTTTTGCAGTCAAATTTAA
- a CDS encoding winged helix-turn-helix domain-containing protein, whose translation MNDEVIKLIKELLNSEGKLDCGTAFKISAKTGVDIAEVGKIAQEIGVRIDTCELGQFGKFKSEVANGDAKVFSALKPLIDEKKRVFCKDAREAAKGVGLKSVRATLKEHKIDVKYCELGCFKEKKGKKMVIKTKTWIENGSGELLFGKGKTEVLDVISQTGSIKAASEVLEMNYKKCWTHLKILQTNLNEELFETTQGGGKNAGTVLKPRAYELMNAYKQLEKDIEEFANKRFKELFLKKDK comes from the coding sequence ATGAACGATGAGGTTATAAAGCTTATAAAAGAGCTTTTAAACAGCGAAGGCAAGCTTGATTGTGGGACTGCTTTTAAAATTTCAGCTAAAACTGGCGTGGATATAGCAGAAGTTGGAAAAATAGCTCAAGAGATTGGTGTTAGGATTGATACTTGCGAACTTGGGCAGTTTGGTAAATTTAAAAGCGAAGTTGCAAACGGCGATGCGAAAGTTTTTAGCGCGCTAAAACCACTTATAGATGAGAAAAAGAGAGTATTTTGCAAAGATGCCAGAGAAGCGGCAAAAGGCGTCGGGCTAAAGAGCGTTCGCGCTACGCTAAAAGAGCATAAAATAGATGTAAAATACTGTGAATTAGGCTGTTTTAAAGAGAAAAAAGGCAAAAAAATGGTAATCAAAACTAAAACTTGGATAGAAAATGGTAGCGGTGAGTTGCTTTTTGGTAAGGGAAAAACTGAAGTTTTAGATGTGATTTCTCAAACTGGAAGTATAAAAGCTGCGTCTGAGGTTTTGGAAATGAACTATAAAAAATGCTGGACGCACCTTAAAATTTTACAAACAAATTTAAACGAAGAGCTTTTTGAAACTACACAAGGCGGCGGGAAAAACGCTGGAACAGTACTAAAACCACGAGCATATGAGCTAATGAACGCATATAAACAGCTTGAAAAAGATATAGAAGAGTTTGCAAACAAACGCTTTAAAGAGTTATTTTTAAAAAAGGATAAATAA
- the fdhD gene encoding formate dehydrogenase accessory sulfurtransferase FdhD yields MEPIFSTQITKIKGDDSFSCDDTLVREIKLEILVNGEKVGAVMATPVDQKALAVGYLMSEDIIADVKDIENIEVIDDGMKIDIKAKINEKSLNRLNAEGVVISGCGRSNTANIDPNAISAKVINNPIKFKRDTISSNMATFYTQCELYEKTGCVHTAKLYVNDNEFFIGEDIAQHNTIDKAIGKARLAGADLSKTFLMVSGRLSSEMVAKAVMHQIPVLVSRTAPTCLGVMIARKFNLTLCGFARGENMNVYSGAERIEI; encoded by the coding sequence ATGGAGCCGATTTTTTCTACACAAATCACTAAGATAAAAGGCGATGATAGCTTTTCTTGTGATGATACTTTGGTGCGTGAGATAAAGCTTGAAATTTTAGTTAATGGAGAAAAAGTTGGCGCTGTTATGGCAACTCCAGTTGATCAAAAAGCTTTGGCTGTTGGATACTTGATGAGCGAAGATATAATCGCCGATGTTAAAGATATCGAAAATATCGAAGTGATTGATGATGGTATGAAAATTGATATCAAAGCTAAGATAAATGAAAAAAGTTTAAATAGGCTAAATGCTGAGGGTGTTGTTATAAGCGGTTGTGGTAGAAGCAACACAGCAAATATCGATCCAAACGCCATTTCAGCAAAAGTTATAAATAATCCCATTAAATTTAAAAGAGATACCATCTCATCAAATATGGCGACATTTTACACTCAATGTGAGCTTTATGAAAAGACAGGTTGCGTTCACACTGCTAAACTTTATGTAAATGATAATGAGTTTTTTATCGGCGAAGATATAGCTCAACACAACACTATCGATAAGGCTATCGGCAAGGCGCGTTTGGCTGGAGCGGATTTAAGCAAAACTTTTTTGATGGTAAGTGGCAGACTTAGTTCAGAAATGGTTGCAAAAGCTGTTATGCATCAAATTCCAGTTCTTGTTTCAAGAACCGCTCCAACCTGCCTTGGCGTGATGATAGCTAGGAAGTTTAACCTAACGCTTTGTGGTTTTGCAAGAGGAGAGAATATGAATGTTTATAGCGGAGCTGAGAGAATAGAGATATGA